From one Triticum urartu cultivar G1812 chromosome 3, Tu2.1, whole genome shotgun sequence genomic stretch:
- the LOC125548048 gene encoding sister chromatid cohesion protein PDS5 homolog A-like, with translation MEAIQPCLTAVVRKELLKHQDQDVKVLLATCFCEITRITAPEAPYSDDVLRTIFRLIVGTFGGLADVNSHYFSRRVAILETVARYRAYVVMLDLECNDLITDMFRTFLEIVR, from the exons ATGGAAGCTATCCAACCATGTCTAACAGCAGTTGTCAGAAAAGAATTGCTGAAACATCAGGATCAAGATGTTAAAGTTCTCTTGGCAACCTGCTTCTGTGAAATTACAAGAATAACTGCACCTGAAGCTCCATATAGTGATGATGTTTTAAGG ACCATATTTCGTCTGATTGTTGGTACATTTGGTGGACTCGCTGATGTTAATAGCCATTACTTTAGCAGGAGAGTTGCTATCTTGGAAACAGTTGCAAGATACCGGGCATATGTTGTGATGTTGGACCTTGAATGCAATGATCTCATCACAGACATGTTCCGAACTTTTTTAGAAATCGTCAGGTAA